The genomic segment GACAAGACTAGGCATTTTTAGTATACAATCAAATTATGAATTTGAacagggttcaatcccagatagtCTGGAATAGTGAGTGTCTGCTGTATAACATGGCGAGATCTCTCATCGTTGTTACTGTACATTGGGAGGGTCTAAATGAAAATGGCTGTCATCATAGGGACTAAAAAAGCACAGCAGCacattgtgttacatgttcaaAAACAAGAATATGTTGACCTTGACAGTTCATCCCATTTCCCATAGCTCCATATAAAGCCAAAATGTGCAGTCAAGTTGTTTTGCGCACACTTATAAGCTTGCCACTCGTATACCCAAATCTTGTCAGCTGTTTCTTGCTCAGTGCTTCTATTCTATTTCTAAGGTTTATGATTTTAGGTTTTGATGAACACTGATAAAACTTCCACTAAACAACAATGAAACAAGTGTTTATCATAggaactgtaacagggcgaggagccctgtacatgtatttatttatttatagaacggggtacccctccgcccctgtgcaatttattattttgtatttgttttgttgtattattattattatcattatttttttataaatatgacggcggaGCGTGggtgggaagccccatccacattaaaaaccccatgcagaaggtgaccatctcccgagttaattaattgtttaattgttgctaatcgggagacggtcacctgcatataagcctgcagatctctgcactcagggtgggtgtacagaggagagtacgggagatcGAGAGCAGAGTGAGCGAGTGGATTATAAAGGAAAGTAaaataggaacagtgacagcaactgcccagcctgacctattgcttgtgttttgtgttccagatttgtgatttgtttaaacttttattttcgctgtatgagcactgtttttgttgaaatattttatttgttttgttatttaaataaacggcgcacggcGCATCTTTGGCCCTgcagtacttgtttgtttgttttccttcctgtATTCTGggctgacatcaccactcagccaACCCTGTCACAGGAACCTTGAAAGAGCTCTACAAACTGTCAGcgtgaatattattttaaatgtgggtTCATTCCATTGAAAGCTCTCGTCTAACCTCAGTGTCTGTGAATGGAAAGAGTTTTGGCGCCTTTAAAATTGTCATTGTTTTTCATGCttgtaatgtattatttgtgGAATAATCCAGGATGTAATGAAACAGGTCAATAAACTCAAATCACCCTGAAGACATcttagcagaaccattagcagaccacagcattaccagcaatggcaacacagggGAATGGGGACATTTGCGCAGTGAAAAAATATAGCACACTGGTTCTGATATGGTGCCATGGTACAGCAAAGGATTTACAGTCAAAAAAAGTTACCTACTATTCATGTGCTACCATTAGTGCAGGACCATTACATATTACCAATGCCATAAAAGATATTCTGTGAAGCGTAGAAACAGTCAAGAAAGATACCATACTGTATgctaaatttattattatttttacattacccttctgttgatccaatattgagttattattataAGCTCTAAAATCTGCCtatacctggctttgagcttgtctggggaattgccaggactgaacagcctgcctcattccattaaaatcacaatatgacctttcaactctgtcaaaCCCACCTACTGTCTCGGTCTATATGTACATACAGAGTAGTTGGAATGTCATAGTGTCATGTTGTTTGAATGGAGTGAGGGaagctgttcagtcctggcagaCAAGCTCAAcgcaagctcaaagcaagctggaagccaggtaaaggcagactCGGAGAAAAATAATAGTAACTCAGCATTTGAGCAATAGATACcagaaccacttagaatgattgcaaacagcatTAAATATACaggaaaatgttaaaaaaaaaatattaaaataacatttaaagttACTTCTTCTTTCTTAACAACACATTCTTGACTTAGCTTCAATGTCCCGATATATTTAGCAAACTATGACcctaaagtattttttaattgatacatGAAAGGAGGCTGGATAATTAAAGTTGATAGAAATTGTTATCTGTCCAATGACAACAAAAAAACCTTGAAAACACAGGAAATCCTATATGAAGTAAAAGTGGTTAGAATTGAAGCCTCTGTTATATTATACAATGATGAGCTTTGTAATTCGACTTATAAGCCCAACTACTCATCTTCATGTAACAACCATAATTTGATTAGTTTTGTATCATTGGTTCCTGATATAAAGTATTGCACCAGTGCACATTCTTTTGTCATTCAGACCATGTCTGTTCCATCATTAATGCTGCCTGGCTAACACTCTCCTGGAGCTTGTCTGCCCTTATTCTGGCATGGCTGTAATCAACCATAAAATGTGattgacatactgtatatatgtgccTGCCACAACAACTTGAGGTAAGATCGCCTATTGGTCTTGTTTCATGTGTACAGTTAATTCTCCTCTCTCTCGCGAAACTGTTGAATCCCATTGAgaccaaaatacatttaaaacaaacctgTTCTGTAATGGCGCAAAATGACTGAGGTGATCCAAATCCGAGGTTGCTCAATATTTcggctgtactgtacagtgcctgTATGCATTCACATCATAAATAGTGAGGTAAAACTGTCCTTGAAACTGGCTTGGCACTACGTCACTTTTCACTTGTTTCCAGGTTTCTAATCGCATTGTGGGTAGCTATCCTTGACTGTACTATAGCAGTGACAGGCTTACAGTGCCTCCGTACACTCTCACAATCAGGGTCCTGTTGCTTTATTATGGAATTACggactgtgtgtttttgtttcaactaaCATTATATCTTTTAATGTTGaaccatataaataaataaaaaaaaaacaacagcaattcTAGGCCAAATTTAACCCCAAGAACTAGCAACCACATTTTTATATCCAATATTAATCACAGTAACCTGACATGTAATGATGCAGCCAAGAAGGTAGATTTTATCATCTGTACATCGCAATGATGCTACAGGACTTCATTGCTTTCAAAAGCAATGAACCCAAGAGATTATGACATCAGATGCAATACAATGAGCCTAGTTCACATGACAAGCTTAGGGTATTGACCTGTAAGTCAGAGTCACGGGTTAACCCCACCATGTGAGCTGGCTAATAGTAAAGATTGAATGGTTTATAGTGTTGACTGACCGGATAGAGATGTAACAAGATTGACAGACCGCAATCAAAAATCTATGTGCAGTGACTTCATGAATTTTTTAGAGCGCAGTCAGCATGGACAAAAGTACTGGGGATTACAAATATTTCTAACACAGACTGAAATAATTTTGTGGAACCAACTTTTTTGTTCATGTTTTcgttcttctaaaacaaatgtTCTTCAATGAATTAAATAGGTTTAAAAGATTTTACTTCAAGAGTAGTTGGATGCTCAAGCTTGGTGGTGTCGATAGCCCGCAGCCATAATAAAGCCACTGGCAACGAATTCTCAGCTATACGAATAATCATTTTGGGGGTACAAACATGACTTTCGTGTCCTGGGTAgctacccatgatagatgctactgaagactagtgtacagtgtattgcatgttatagctaagggacagaaaagtctaagcttaaagcaatcagctatctgaTCACAAAGGTAACAAAAGTGTGAAGGATGACAAaaatatctgtgctttgcaaagcgctttgttatttatttactggtatttatttatttatcaaagaaCACTGCCATGGCTGCTTCCAACAGATCTCAAATAATAAAGGACTGCTTGGTACGACCTTTACTACAGGTCAATTGTTtggctttttagcgtgagaaggcgaGTTACGTCACATAAATCATgatgggggagagagaaagacgactttctaagctgcgtgGAAACCAGGTCATTGACACCCCCACCCCAAAATACCTTTCTTATTTTTTCAGTTCCTGAACTGTATCAACACTttccaatttgtattttattcatagtTCCAGGTTCACAACATCTGCCTTGGCACTGAGCTGACACACAATGCTTTTTATGTGGATGTTTAGACTACTTATCTCCATGACAGTAATAAATCTCAATGTTTTTATGGAAATtggtaaataataaatcataaaaatatcCAAATAATTTCTGCACTTGTGTGCAACTTTCATCCAGAGGTTTTATACAGAGACAATTCCTCTCCTGGTGCCTTGTTAAGCAAACAGGTCTGCAAATGACATATAAATGATATCACCTGTGAATGCTGGAGGTCCTGACTGAAAGACCTCAGCGGTCCTGAGAATGCAGCGAGCTACTTTACCTTTTACAATGTCATCCATCACTGCAATTATTTTTGATAGTGTAATTtactattaaaatataaaatacaatcatCTTAACATACAGAAGCTGTTTTTGTGGCATATGAATATACAGTAGTTGCATTGAAACCTGAATTAACCAATTACCAATGGGACTGAACATTTGTAACTGGATAAGAGAGTTAGTTGCTTATTATATTTACTCTGTTATTCACATACTAATAACAAGGCCTTAAACAATGTCACAAGCTATTGATAGGATATTACCACAGTGGAAACATATTTTGTTATAAGTCAATGTTTATCAACTGCAGTACCATATCAGGACCTGTGTGCTATTTAACTGTGTGCTGTGTTCTTtaaccatacccctctgtgctttacgattCTTACTTATGTTTTACTGTGTAACTGTATTAAGCTTTAATATACTTTGCTTCACTTTTAATAACTTAAAACTATGCAAAGGTATTCTACCATGGGCATAGCTTTTCAAGTTTTAAAAacctaatacattttttttggaaatgacTTTATCTTTGATTTTACAGACTGCTGTGCAAAAAACAGATGTCAGGAGTTGCAATTCCAGGTTGGTTTGTTGGTTCTCATAGAACTATCAAAAGTATGGGTTGCTTGCTAGTGATGTAGTCAAGGGTTAGCTTAGAACAGGTAGCGCTGTATGCCTATGTTGTACTTGATAATGCAGCCAATGTTTACTCTTCTCCCATGGGTTGGTTAACAGTGATTCATGGCTCTTAAGAGGTCCTCGGTATATTCTGCTCAAGGATCGTAACAAAAACGAATATGGGCTTATATAACAGAAGTAGAAAGTGCTTTTCAGTTAGAAAACAGACTTCAGCACTTTACACTTTACAGAAACGCCTGCTGCTTCTTGCTTTATTTTAGGTTTATACACAGCTAATACAGTTTCAGTTGGACTTTTACCAGAATAAAAGTGAAAACAAGACTTACATCAAAACAATATTAGAGTTACATTACAACAGATGCACACAGCAGAAACGGTGCTCATTTACAGCAAATCATTTTAGAAATCAGCAGCAGGACTTGCAAGTACAAAAATACCAATTCATTTCTTACAGCTTATATAACAACAGCATAGCTCACTGCTGCATTTTATACACAGATATATACCAtgctaaatatgtttaaaataaaaacgttttgtatgtattataataataaaatcacataTTTATGCATTATAGCAGCAGTGAAACAAGAATACTATTTACATTCAAACTGCAAACATCACAATATACTCATTGAAAAGCATCCAAAGTTAACATAGATGTACCATTTTAAAACTATTCTCCTAGATTTACATTGTAAAGGGCAGTTCACTTCTAGCACAAAAAGAACCAAATTTGACGTGATAGATGAGTTGTcagttatttacaatacatttacgATATAGTTATTCCTTCATTTCATTTAGACATAAGACTCTTCAGCGAAAAACATTTGGTCAAAGTCTTCAGATTTTGGGTCGCTGCATCGCTTATTTTGCCACTCTTTTTTGCTTTGAATCACTGCATTGGCAACTTCCTGTGTTTTTTGCAAGCAGTTCTCAACATCTGTTTGGAGGAAATATTCCCGGACTGTCTTGGTGGCAGTTTGAGATAAGCAAAAGTTAGGCTCCACTTTGCGACTCACAGGCTCCATATCATTACAATGAGGGTCTGTATTGGATATTTTGAGTTTAACGTCCTGAGAGCTCTTTGCTGTTGTGCTGTTGCTTTCTTGGTCAGCCAATCTCTGGTGGTTCTCCAGGGGGAAGGTCCATTCTCCTGTAGCAAAATGGACTACCGACTCTGAGCAACGGTATGCAGCCTGGCTCTTCGGACAATCCTCTGCTAAAGTAAAGGACTGTAACTGCTGTCCCTTCATGGGATAAACACCCAAGCAAGCGCTCTGTCCATAAAACACTGTTTGTGGGATGTGGCTATTACCTGCAGGTAACCTCTTGTCAAGTTTCAGTGTAGGAGGTCTTGAACTGTCCACCTGCGTCTTGCTAGCCTTACTGCCCCCGCACTCATGCAGTAGCCTAAGTGCCTTTACAGTCAGTCCCTTTTCTTTTGGCAAATCTTGATAAAAGGGAGGAGTATTTTGCTGCATTTGATGGATAGCTTCCTGGTAGGAGGGCAGGCAGTGCTGTTTTATATCTACTTCATTTGCTGGTTCTTTAGGTGCAAAGGTCAGGCAGGCTTGTCTTTCACTTTCCTGAAAAACCGTTCCTGCTGGAGCTTTTGGCTTGTCAGAAACCGGGGACCTggcagggctttcgtttttttcttcatttttgctCCCACTTTCATTTTTACGGAAAGACCAACTTCTCATGGAAGGTGAAGTGCTCTTCAACCATCTATTAGGGTGTAGAGTGAAGGGACTCCTCTGAGACACCAATTCGTGTTTACCGGTAGGCGAACGAGGAGAGCAGTCCCTTTGACTCTTCAGTGTTAAAGATTCATTGCGGACACAGGGCTCTGTGGGAGTGAACACTGAGTAGTCAGAGTATTGGGAGAAGGCGCTGTCCAAGGAACTCATGGAGGACCTAGATGGGGAGGTGCCTGGAGAAGACAAACTGGAGCAGCTGGTGGTCGAGCAGAGGTTAAGTCTCAATGGAGGAGGCTGTTTAAAATTAAGCCTAGAAGTTCTTTGAAAGTCTTTCCCATCATCACTAGGACTGGAAGGGCTTGGATTCCCCAATTCGATGCCCATGTTCAGGCTGCGTTTGATGAGTTCCTGGCCCTCCAGCTGTAAGGAGCGAAGCTGTTTGATATAGTCCTCTTCGTTGTTTGTAAGTACTGCATCGTAGCTGGCCTTGCGTGTAACAACGTCATGTTGTTCAAAGTGCTGATCGATGTTAGAAGGTTGGAGACCTATTGTTGGTTCAGAGCAGCGTCTGTGTCTCCTTAATCCCATTGGGAAGAGCAAGTCCTTCTCCAAATATTCTCTGTGGGGCCTGTTTTGATGCACCTCAGGAGAAAACTTCCTTGTCCTTGACAAAGGGGGCAGCTGTAAATGAATGTCTTCATTCTCTGGCTGGTCTAAGTCACAGTCGCTTAAGGTAATGACAGAGTCCCTGCTTCGGTTATCTTGCCCACATTTACACCGCAGATCCGAAAAAGGAGAATCTACATCATAATTCAGCTCGTTTTCTAAACTATCGTATGAAGAGTCATTCATCTGGGATGATGAAAAATCTAGAACAAAGAGAAAATGTATTGTCATTGACAGATTTTCCTTATTGCTGCCATCCTATTTTCCTAAATCTTTCTCATTATGCATCTAATACCATACAACCTCCTTGAAGCCACTTCCCATGACCAACACTGGCAAAATACAAGAGCAATATATTTAACTTCTGAATTTAGATATGGTATAATACTGACCAATACTTTTACAGTATGAGTATACCTAAAATAAGCAGGCTTGGCGCAGCTCTACTAATATAGCACCTTATGATTCCAGAAAGTTTCAAGACATTTACATTTTAGCAGAAAATATGTTTACACACTTGACTATTTAAGAAGACAAtttatagcatttaaaaaaaacacacatttcagcttcctgtttatagtttatagttgAAATTGATATTTACACCCAGGCAGAGTTCCTTTATATGTCAAAGTTGTAATCTCTAGTTATTTAACTTGTTACACTAAGTACCAAGTTAAATAAGCTTCTTAATACAACTTAatccagttttaaaatatttggaGGTAAACCATTTGAGGGAAAAAGTGTTTTCCCCTCTTGAGCTATAACAAAGCTTGAAGATTACATTTATATCACTCTTCAGCTCGGAGTATACATTTTTTTAGAACTCATAAATTGATAAAGTGGAAAGTACATTTTCAGGTTGGAGGAAGAGGGTGTTCCCACAAAAGCAAACTACTCACTGGAATGTTAATGAGTGCACAGCAAATCCAATGTAATGTGCATTGTGAAAACAGAGTAAAAGACACCTGCCCACTGTAGTTTGTTTGAATTGTgatccctattcacaaaactgatcaaataaataaatgacaagtgTTTACATTCTCAGAGCTTAAACAGATGAGAAAGGTTTTATAAACTAAGCACTTAATTTTATCACAGCATTCCTTATAACAACCATTCAATTTTGTAATTAGGGCCCATATGTTTGATAATGGctccaataataaaataaacatcaaaacaTGCTTCTCGTTGTGGCATCAGCATAAATCGAATTTAAAATATAGAGACGGATCTAGTCCCAGCTAATTTGAATGAACTGTGAAGGAAACCTCTGTCAGCTTCTTAATACAACTTAATTAATGATGCCAACAGTTATGAAACTAAACATATATTTTACCCAAGCCATGCTCACTGCTGTTGCTTTTCTTTGGCATGCTCCCAAACAGTGAAACAATGTCTTCCCCAAAAATCTTGCTGCAGTTTTCTATTACAAACTGTACAAGCATggaaatctgaaatcagaaaatAGGCTATTAGTTCACTTACAACATGATATgattattagtatttgtttatttagcagatgcctttatcttaCAGAGACTAATATTAATAGCAGTTTGCTCACCTTATGGCTAATAAACACTTAATGCTTTGCATCTGCTTCTAAgcttatttgttttaatggtatgtttgaacaaaagttattgtatttcttgctcttattgtattacttgtattgtaacacttgaaatgtatttgcttacgattgtaagtcgccctggataagggcgtctgctgagaaataaataataataataataatgtttcttcCAGCATCTCAATCTGGACAGTACATACTATTTTTTATAAGTTCTGACAAACCTTTTTAATGATACTAACAATGGACCAGCTCCAGGATGgctaactttttattttgtttaagtaTAACTGAACTGTGCACCTGTAGACCCAACAGTGTTTGTACCAAAAATATAAACCTGACATGActctgtcaatagggtgtactgTAGGGCCACCACGGACAGTCAGTAACTCACATGCACTGTACATCATttgtttattacttgtttatatattttgtattagttatTGTTGTCATGAATATCACTTAGTAACTGCATGGTGTTTCCTGATACAAAACCTCTGCCACTCTATATGTAAAGAATTCTAACAATTCATATATACTCAATAAATAATTTCACCCCCACCTTGTGTTGATTCTTGTCAAGTTGTGAAGTGTTAATAAAGTTTTGCAGTGGAAAGGTTACTTTGCATTGTACTATACATTGGAAAACCTAAAATCAAGTGTAAGCTGACTAGAGATTCAGTGATCTTGGAGACTAACCTATTGTTTGTAGAAGTTCCCATTAGATACATTTGTAAACACTTTGGTAGCCCAAGGggtgtctgtgttgtgtataaATAGATGGCCTTTGCCAACCTGGCATGTTTCATGAGCACTATATTCATCATTGTAAAAGATGTAGTGAGATTTGTACATCTGTTTGTTACCTCTGATGAAGACAGATTGACTGTTGAAACGTTAGGTTGTTtttcagctttttctttttaattacttttatgtccaggaaccaaataaaatataaaaaaaacgtaTAAAGTTCAGCTGTTGTTTGTGGTTGATGAATGAGAACGTGCTGTGTTTTCTctgctatttaaaaacaaatgaagcaaTGAATGGCTTGGCTCACTGCGTGACATGCAACCCATGCCCAAGAGTTCTAATGGTACAGGAATATAGTTTTATCTCTATTGGTTCTGCTTTAAATGTCAGCATGGTGATGGAATGATAAGGGTTTACAAATTCTTTACCTTCTTTGTGACTTCACTTTCAGTCTCTGGACTTGAAGTAGAAGGAGACCAGAGCATGCTGGGAGCAATGCAAACTGCCAGGTTGAATGCGTTCATCTGGTTCTCCTCTGACTGCTGCTCAATGCAGTGCAGGACCCCAAAGAGATACCGCAGCAGGAGCACATTTGCTTTTGGGAGTTGCTCCATAAGCCTGTAAGAGAAGAATACAGAATATACTAAGATCCTCATTTACTAAAAGTTTTTTTCATCCTTTATCTTTTTCGGTTGCATTAAGCCTGGGTTTTCACATCAATGTTATTCATTAATAGCATTCAAACTACAATGTGGAAAATGACAGTATCTATTATACAAGTGGAAATTGTACAATAGGCATTTGCACTATTCAGCAGTCAGTAGTTATGACAGGTATATATACTCTTTAGGATAAATAAATTCATTTTCATTCAGTGTTACTTGTTGCATTGTGCAATCTTGAAATGTTTGCAATATTCATCAGTTTGTTGTTTTCAAGAATGTTAGTattacacatattattattattattatttatttcttagcagacgcccttattcagggcgacttacaatcgtaagcaaatacatttcaagtgttacaatacaagtaatacaataagagcaagtgaACAATGGCTTGAAAAATGTCTTAAGTTCGGGATATATTGGGAAACCATgtgcaggattttcaaaagtttgtaaatgataactccagtgttaatcaacacaTCATTATagagcattgattttggcattttcaagaggtcgttatgcCAATCTCGTTATCATGCTAACGTGATTTTCTAATTGTGTTGATTTACGCATTAatattaatatcttaacgagcattGCTTCTTGCAACTATTTATTTTGGTTGTTCGGGAATTTTAATCTTTgttaatttatcaggagttaaattgcacttggaaaaggagggttttaattaacgaaagactataactcaccttgaaacagaaatttaacagaccgcggctgtgacgccgacgatacagagactacctagatcattcaatatttgtagttataaaaatattttagacttttatatacttgtggttatgaatgagatttgttcacttgttttaacaatttgtaaccttaagcccggGAACAGACTGCCCGATAACATCGCAGGAAGGggtgcatggatgcataaagtactgTGGCAATGGGGCGAATCAATAGGGGGAAAAACATAAGGCTATGGGggtaataaatatctacaattttggctagaacttaaTGCGACATGATCGTGAAAACCACaggactggagacatgcatgtattctctctctctattaaacacatgaagtttacaaattacacacaaaatagatattcccattattttttatttcatttccatttgagCCATCtcgctgtatgttttttttgatctcgttaacatgcattttgattaacaagttcccctgatctagttgttgagacaggaagtga from the Acipenser ruthenus chromosome 9, fAciRut3.2 maternal haplotype, whole genome shotgun sequence genome contains:
- the arhgap20 gene encoding rho GTPase-activating protein 20 isoform X2, which translates into the protein MEMSPRQDSIGQSRSTSLTGESKISGLPAEAKKKWKTLAQRRQSAPSLVISTALKSRTISRESCLSPINPEACPLVQSFICPNRVFVMHDHVQLKTGLQTQERHLFLFSDILVIAKSKSTSHFKLKNHVQICEMWTASCTDEVCEGSTNHNRSFVMGWPTTNCVATFSSVEQKEKWLSFIKSQIKEEKEKDDPKSIPLKLFVRDVGNGTYSKTLPVGNTDTAADVIKMALQQFGITCCVKDYQLWVSSGKENAPYPLIGHEYPFSIKTSHMREPLAQMPAGIKNTAFPQDLQGTLLLQQLPLETQCQFILKPRRLATSQQLTEPSQKSFKRKRSLINWAFWRGSGTQLDSMPLSPAPPTPGRLFGLPLQSICEGDNLPKPVMDMLSFLFQEGPFTRGIFRRSANAKACRELRDKLNLGAEVLVACESVFVTAAVFKDFLRNIPGSILSLDFYEKWVNVIDKESHEEKIQAIQRLMEQLPKANVLLLRYLFGVLHCIEQQSEENQMNAFNLAVCIAPSMLWSPSTSSPETESEVTKKISMLVQFVIENCSKIFGEDIVSLFGSMPKKSNSNFSSSQMNDSSYDSLENELNYDVDSPFSDLRCKCGQDNRSRDSVITLSDCDLDQPENEDIHLQLPPLSRTRKFSPEVHQNRPHREYLEKDLLFPMGLRRHRRCSEPTIGLQPSNIDQHFEQHDVVTRKASYDAVLTNNEEDYIKQLRSLQLEGQELIKRSLNMGIELGNPSPSSPSDDGKDFQRTSRLNFKQPPPLRLNLCSTTSCSSLSSPGTSPSRSSMSSLDSAFSQYSDYSVFTPTEPCVRNESLTLKSQRDCSPRSPTGKHELVSQRSPFTLHPNRWLKSTSPSMRSWSFRKNESGSKNEEKNESPARSPVSDKPKAPAGTVFQESERQACLTFAPKEPANEVDIKQHCLPSYQEAIHQMQQNTPPFYQDLPKEKGLTVKALRLLHECGGSKASKTQVDSSRPPTLKLDKRLPAGNSHIPQTVFYGQSACLGVYPMKGQQLQSFTLAEDCPKSQAAYRCSESVVHFATGEWTFPLENHQRLADQESNSTTAKSSQDVKLKISNTDPHCNDMEPVSRKVEPNFCLSQTATKTVREYFLQTDVENCLQKTQEVANAVIQSKKEWQNKRCSDPKSEDFDQMFFAEESYV
- the arhgap20 gene encoding rho GTPase-activating protein 20 isoform X1; translated protein: MEMSPRQDSIGQSRSTSLTGESKISGLPAEAKKKWKTLAQRRQSAPSLVISTALKSRTISRESCLSPINPEACPLVQSFICPNRVFVMHDHVQLKTGLQTQERHLFLFSDILVIAKSKSTSHFKLKNHVQICEMWTASCTDEVCEGSTNHNRSFVMGWPTTNCVATFSSVEQKEKWLSFIKSQIKEEKEKDDPKSIPLKLFVRDVGNGTYSKTLPVGNTDTAADVIKMALQQFGITCCVKDYQLWVSSGKENAPYPLIGHEYPFSIKTSHMREPLAQMPAGIKNTAFPQDLQGTLLLQQLPLETQCQFILKPRRLATSQQLTEPSQKSFKRKRSLINWAFWRGSGTQLDSMPLSPAPPTPGRLFGLPLQSICEGDNLPKPVMDMLSFLFQEGPFTRGIFRRSANAKACRELRDKLNLGAEVLVACESVFVTAAVFKDFLRNIPGSILSLDFYEKWVNVIDKESHEEKIQAIQRLMEQLPKANVLLLRYLFGVLHCIEQQSEENQMNAFNLAVCIAPSMLWSPSTSSPETESEVTKKISMLVQFVIENCSKIFGEDIVSLFGSMPKKSNSSEHGLDFSSSQMNDSSYDSLENELNYDVDSPFSDLRCKCGQDNRSRDSVITLSDCDLDQPENEDIHLQLPPLSRTRKFSPEVHQNRPHREYLEKDLLFPMGLRRHRRCSEPTIGLQPSNIDQHFEQHDVVTRKASYDAVLTNNEEDYIKQLRSLQLEGQELIKRSLNMGIELGNPSPSSPSDDGKDFQRTSRLNFKQPPPLRLNLCSTTSCSSLSSPGTSPSRSSMSSLDSAFSQYSDYSVFTPTEPCVRNESLTLKSQRDCSPRSPTGKHELVSQRSPFTLHPNRWLKSTSPSMRSWSFRKNESGSKNEEKNESPARSPVSDKPKAPAGTVFQESERQACLTFAPKEPANEVDIKQHCLPSYQEAIHQMQQNTPPFYQDLPKEKGLTVKALRLLHECGGSKASKTQVDSSRPPTLKLDKRLPAGNSHIPQTVFYGQSACLGVYPMKGQQLQSFTLAEDCPKSQAAYRCSESVVHFATGEWTFPLENHQRLADQESNSTTAKSSQDVKLKISNTDPHCNDMEPVSRKVEPNFCLSQTATKTVREYFLQTDVENCLQKTQEVANAVIQSKKEWQNKRCSDPKSEDFDQMFFAEESYV